One Hyphomicrobium sp. CS1GBMeth3 DNA window includes the following coding sequences:
- the fabG gene encoding 3-oxoacyl-ACP reductase FabG — protein MLTSIAGRSVIVTGGSKGIGKGIAKVFAKNGAKVLVVSRTLSDAEATAEEIKAAGGTASGIAADVTKLDDTQAMAEAAQSRHGGLDVLCANAGIFPQGTIEELSPEDWDQVLDTNLKGTFLSLKACLPGLKASDQGRVVITSSITGPVTGFPGWTHYGASKAGQLGFLRTACLELAKYKITVNAVLPGNIKTEGLIALGEEYLQSMAQSIPLKALGEVEDIGYAALFLASKEAAYITGQTIIVDGGQILLESLDALK, from the coding sequence ATGCTGACTTCGATTGCAGGCCGGTCGGTCATCGTCACGGGCGGAAGCAAGGGCATCGGCAAGGGGATCGCGAAGGTCTTCGCGAAAAACGGCGCCAAGGTGCTCGTGGTGTCGCGAACGCTGTCCGATGCCGAGGCCACGGCCGAGGAAATCAAGGCGGCTGGCGGCACCGCATCCGGCATTGCTGCCGACGTCACGAAGTTGGACGATACTCAGGCGATGGCGGAGGCGGCGCAGTCGCGTCACGGTGGGCTTGACGTGCTTTGTGCCAACGCCGGCATCTTCCCGCAGGGCACGATCGAAGAGCTTTCGCCCGAGGATTGGGATCAGGTATTGGACACCAACCTCAAGGGGACGTTCCTGTCGCTCAAGGCTTGCCTGCCGGGGCTCAAGGCGTCGGACCAAGGGCGCGTCGTGATCACGTCGTCGATCACGGGGCCGGTCACCGGCTTTCCGGGGTGGACGCATTACGGTGCCAGCAAGGCCGGCCAGCTCGGCTTCCTGCGCACGGCATGCCTCGAGCTTGCGAAGTACAAGATCACCGTCAACGCCGTGCTGCCGGGCAACATCAAGACGGAGGGGTTGATCGCGCTTGGCGAGGAGTATCTGCAGTCGATGGCGCAATCGATCCCGCTCAAGGCGCTGGGCGAGGTCGAGGATATCGGCTACGCGGCGCTGTTCCTCGCGTCGAAGGAAGCGGCCTACATCACCGGGCAGACGATCATCGTCGACGGCGGCCAGATCCTGCTTGAGAGCCTGGATGCGTTGAAGTGA
- a CDS encoding aspartate aminotransferase family protein: MLELNAFDMKSGADSLDPAAAALVRRRRATFGPTSMLFYKRPLHVVRAEGVWLIEADGTRCLDAYNNVPSIGHCHPAVTEAVSRQIGILNVHTRYLHEGVYAYAERLLATMPEEISNIVFTCTGSESADLAIRIARSLTARTGLIATENAYHGNTLAVTQVSPSSATTEPLPPHVVLVPAPDTYRGGTEGLGARFTADVRDAIETLHGRGLAPAALIADTIFSSDGIFPGDPGFLTGAVAAIRDAGGLFIADEVQPGFARTGEATWGFARHGIVPDMAIMGKPMGNGYPMGAVAIRPDLLASFGSRNGYFNTFGGNPVAAAAGLAVLETIANEDLQQNALETGTYLRDSLAAFTKTHPSIGDVRGSGLYIGVEIVSDPDSGAPDQAAAELLVNAMRERNVLIGTAGKFGNVLKIRPPLAFRRKHADIFLEAFAAALA; the protein is encoded by the coding sequence ATCCTTGAGCTGAACGCCTTCGATATGAAGAGCGGCGCCGACTCGCTCGACCCAGCCGCGGCGGCACTGGTCCGACGCCGCCGCGCCACGTTCGGCCCCACCTCGATGCTGTTCTACAAGCGTCCGCTGCACGTCGTGCGCGCCGAAGGCGTCTGGCTCATCGAGGCCGATGGCACGCGCTGCCTCGACGCCTACAACAATGTTCCCTCGATCGGGCATTGCCACCCCGCCGTCACGGAGGCCGTCAGCCGGCAGATCGGCATTCTGAACGTGCACACGCGCTATCTGCACGAAGGCGTCTACGCCTACGCCGAGCGCCTTCTTGCAACCATGCCTGAGGAAATCTCGAACATCGTCTTCACCTGCACGGGCAGCGAGAGCGCCGATCTTGCGATCCGCATCGCCCGCAGCCTGACGGCCCGCACGGGGCTGATCGCCACCGAGAACGCTTACCACGGCAACACGCTCGCGGTGACGCAGGTCTCGCCCTCCTCCGCCACGACCGAGCCGCTCCCACCGCACGTGGTGCTCGTACCCGCACCCGACACCTACCGCGGCGGCACCGAGGGGCTTGGCGCGCGCTTTACAGCCGACGTCCGCGACGCCATCGAGACCCTGCACGGCCGCGGCCTCGCCCCCGCCGCTCTGATCGCCGACACTATCTTCTCGAGCGACGGCATTTTCCCGGGCGATCCCGGCTTCCTCACGGGGGCCGTGGCCGCGATCCGCGACGCGGGCGGCCTGTTCATCGCCGACGAAGTGCAGCCGGGCTTTGCACGCACGGGCGAAGCCACGTGGGGCTTTGCGCGCCACGGCATCGTTCCGGACATGGCCATCATGGGCAAGCCGATGGGTAACGGCTACCCCATGGGTGCTGTCGCCATCCGGCCGGACCTCTTGGCCAGCTTCGGCAGCCGCAACGGGTATTTCAACACCTTCGGCGGCAACCCGGTCGCGGCAGCCGCCGGCCTTGCCGTGCTCGAAACGATTGCCAACGAAGACCTGCAGCAAAACGCGCTCGAAACCGGAACCTACCTGCGCGACAGCCTCGCGGCATTCACGAAAACGCACCCGTCGATTGGCGACGTGCGCGGTTCCGGTCTCTATATCGGCGTCGAGATCGTGTCCGACCCGGACAGCGGCGCGCCGGACCAGGCCGCAGCCGAGCTGCTCGTCAACGCCATGCGCGAGCGCAATGTGCTGATCGGCACCGCCGGCAAGTTCGGCAACGTGCTCAAGATCCGCCCGCCCCTCGCCTTCCGGCGCAAGCACGCCGACATCTTCCTCGAGGCTTTCGCCGCCGCTCTCGCATAG